The Roseovarius indicus genome has a segment encoding these proteins:
- the coaD gene encoding pantetheine-phosphate adenylyltransferase, translating to MRIGLYPGTFDPITLGHIDIIRRASFLVDRLVLGVAINRDKGPLFTLEERVEMIEAECEKLSKQTGTEIVAHPFENLLIDCAHDVNATLIIRGLRAVADFEYEFQMVGMNRVLDSSVETVFLMADAHHQAIASKLVKEIARLNGDVGKFVTPPVNEALKAKFAAK from the coding sequence ATGCGTATCGGACTTTATCCGGGGACGTTCGACCCCATCACGCTTGGTCATATCGACATCATCCGCCGGGCCTCGTTCTTGGTCGACCGGCTGGTGCTGGGGGTGGCGATCAACCGGGACAAGGGCCCGCTTTTCACGCTGGAAGAGCGTGTCGAGATGATCGAGGCGGAATGCGAGAAGCTGAGCAAGCAGACCGGCACCGAGATCGTCGCGCACCCGTTCGAGAACCTGCTCATCGACTGCGCCCATGACGTGAACGCGACGCTGATCATCCGCGGCCTCAGGGCCGTGGCGGATTTCGAGTACGAGTTCCAGATGGTGGGCATGAACCGGGTTCTGGACAGCTCGGTCGAGACGGTCTTCCTGATGGCCGACGCGCATCACCAGGCGATTGCCTCGAAGCTGGTGAAGGAGATCGCCCGGCTGAACGGCGACGTGGGCAAGTTCGTGACCCCGCCGGTGAACGAAGCGCTGAAGGCGAAGTTCGCGGCGAAGTAG
- the gap gene encoding type I glyceraldehyde-3-phosphate dehydrogenase codes for MTITVGINGFGRIGRCTLAHIATSTRNDIKVVKVNATGPLETAAHLIKYDSVHGRFPNEITLGDGTMDLGRGPMEMFSTYEMDELDWSGVDVVLECTGKFNDGEKAKAHLDRGAGKVLLSAPGKNVDRTVVYGVNHEELKTGEKMISNGSCTTNCLAPVAKVLHEGIGIESGIMTTIHAYTGDQPTLDRRHKDLYRARAAAMSMIPTSTGAAKALGEVLPDLKGKLDGSAIRVPTPNVSAVDLTFIAKKDVTEADVNEIVAEAAAGKMKGVLGYDPEPKVSIDFNHTEESSIFAPDQTKVTGGRLVRVLAWYDNEWGFSCRMADVAVEMGRLA; via the coding sequence ATGACCATCACCGTCGGCATCAACGGGTTCGGCCGGATCGGCCGTTGCACCCTCGCCCACATCGCCACCAGCACGCGCAACGACATCAAGGTCGTGAAGGTCAACGCCACCGGCCCGCTGGAAACCGCGGCACACCTGATCAAGTATGACAGCGTCCACGGCCGCTTCCCCAACGAGATCACGCTGGGCGACGGCACCATGGACCTCGGCCGCGGCCCGATGGAGATGTTCTCGACCTACGAGATGGACGAGCTCGACTGGTCCGGCGTCGACGTGGTGCTCGAATGCACCGGCAAGTTCAACGACGGCGAAAAGGCCAAGGCCCATCTCGACCGTGGCGCCGGCAAGGTGCTGCTCTCGGCGCCCGGCAAGAATGTCGACCGCACCGTGGTCTACGGCGTGAACCATGAAGAGCTGAAGACCGGCGAGAAGATGATCTCGAACGGGTCCTGCACCACCAACTGCCTCGCGCCCGTCGCCAAGGTCCTGCACGAGGGGATCGGCATCGAAAGCGGCATCATGACCACGATCCACGCCTATACCGGCGACCAGCCGACGCTCGACCGCCGGCACAAGGATCTCTACCGCGCCCGCGCCGCGGCCATGTCCATGATCCCCACCTCGACCGGCGCCGCCAAGGCGCTCGGCGAAGTGCTGCCCGACCTCAAGGGCAAGCTCGACGGCTCGGCCATCCGCGTGCCCACGCCCAACGTCTCGGCCGTCGACCTGACCTTCATCGCCAAGAAGGACGTGACCGAAGCCGACGTGAACGAGATCGTCGCCGAAGCCGCGGCCGGCAAGATGAAGGGCGTGCTGGGCTACGACCCGGAACCCAAGGTCTCGATCGACTTCAACCATACCGAGGAAAGCTCGATCTTCGCCCCCGACCAGACCAAGGTCACCGGCGGCCGCCTCGTGCGCGTGCTGGCCTGGTACGACAACGAATGGGGCTTCTCCTGCCGCATGGCCGACGTGGCCGTCGAAATGGGCCGCCTCGCCTGA
- a CDS encoding DUF5818 domain-containing protein, whose amino-acid sequence MKRITPRATLAAVALTAGAGMASAQGACGTSYAIEPGDTLYKVSQRCNVGLTRIMELNPNVNARDLSVGQSIRLTRGTRADGQTGTDYRNGTRRGAETYRVGRGETLYSIAQAVGVSVIELLNANGSIDPTDLAVGDVIDVPTDTPSAAVRITPESGPPETQVTLRARNLRPNDWVTIGAGRASSEWRAIGQARADGQGDISADVGLPDWADPGDSLIYVLDTDRGMTLKSGRFDVTVPDRNTGGDDDTDRITLEGRVGQGAECATLTTADGDVWSLTSADTGFTEGEYVRVTGARKAAAFCQQGLGTIDVARMEEIDAPDDGRDDRNGGNTDMLTLEGRVGQGAECATLTTADGDVWSLTSADIGFTTGEYVRVRGERKAAAFCQQGEGTLEVVNLDEIDRDTGTDAPRDDRITLEGRVQQGVECMVLKTRDGDIWSLTSDDVRFTEGEFVRVSGQQAEMSFCQQGVGTVSVSEIREVPS is encoded by the coding sequence ATGAAACGCATCACCCCCCGCGCCACCCTCGCGGCGGTGGCCCTCACCGCCGGGGCGGGCATGGCCAGCGCCCAAGGCGCCTGCGGCACATCCTACGCCATCGAGCCGGGCGACACGCTCTACAAGGTCTCGCAGCGCTGCAATGTCGGCCTGACCCGGATCATGGAGCTCAACCCCAACGTCAACGCGCGCGACCTGTCCGTGGGCCAGAGCATCCGCCTCACCCGGGGCACGCGCGCTGATGGCCAGACCGGCACGGATTACCGCAATGGCACCCGCCGTGGCGCCGAAACCTATCGCGTCGGCCGGGGTGAAACGCTCTATTCCATCGCCCAGGCGGTCGGCGTCTCGGTCATCGAGCTGCTCAATGCCAATGGCAGCATCGACCCCACCGACCTTGCCGTGGGCGACGTCATCGACGTGCCCACTGACACTCCATCCGCCGCCGTACGGATCACCCCCGAAAGTGGCCCGCCCGAAACGCAGGTCACTCTCCGGGCCCGCAACCTGCGCCCGAACGACTGGGTCACCATCGGCGCCGGCCGCGCCTCGTCCGAGTGGCGCGCCATCGGCCAGGCCCGCGCCGACGGCCAGGGCGACATTTCCGCCGATGTCGGCCTGCCCGACTGGGCCGATCCGGGCGACAGCCTGATCTACGTGCTCGACACCGACCGGGGCATGACCCTCAAATCCGGCCGCTTCGATGTCACCGTACCCGACCGCAACACCGGTGGCGACGACGACACCGACCGCATCACCCTCGAAGGCCGTGTCGGCCAGGGCGCGGAATGCGCCACGCTGACCACCGCAGACGGCGATGTCTGGTCACTGACCAGCGCCGATACCGGTTTCACGGAAGGCGAATATGTCCGCGTCACCGGCGCGCGGAAGGCCGCCGCCTTCTGCCAGCAGGGGCTCGGCACGATCGATGTCGCCCGGATGGAAGAGATCGACGCACCCGATGACGGTCGCGATGACCGGAACGGCGGCAACACCGACATGCTGACCCTCGAAGGCCGCGTGGGCCAGGGCGCCGAATGCGCCACCCTGACCACCGCAGACGGTGACGTATGGTCCCTCACCAGCGCAGATATCGGTTTCACCACCGGCGAATACGTCCGCGTCCGCGGCGAACGCAAGGCCGCGGCCTTCTGCCAGCAAGGTGAAGGCACGCTCGAGGTCGTCAACCTCGACGAGATCGACCGCGACACCGGCACCGACGCCCCGCGCGACGACCGCATCACGCTGGAAGGCCGGGTACAGCAGGGCGTCGAATGCATGGTGCTGAAAACCCGCGACGGCGATATCTGGTCGCTCACCAGCGACGACGTCCGCTTCACCGAAGGCGAGTTCGTCCGGGTTTCGGGCCAGCAGGCCGAGATGTCCTTCTGCCAGCAGGGCGTCGGCACCGTCAGCGTCAGCGAGATCAGAGAAGTGCCCAGCTAA
- a CDS encoding cation:proton antiporter domain-containing protein produces the protein MTDFLLLAFTFLVAGVISVPIATRLGLGSVLGYLIAGIVISPVLALLRVDVVSIQHFAEFGVVMMLFLVGLELEPKHLWSMRGRLMGLGGGQIGLTVALVYGAGVLLGLPWSVALAVGLVFALSSTAIVLQTLGEKGLMKSDGGQSSFAVLLTQDIAVIPMLAFLPLLALPELADHAAVVAHGVEEAAHGAAEAGHDEGGHGPAISLVEGLNGWQTALVTFAAVAAVVIGGSYLTTPVFRFIAAAGLRELFTATALLMVVGIALLMLVVGLSPALGTFLAGVVLANSPYRHELESDIDPFRGLLLGLFFMTVGASINFGLLFENLFSILGMTIGLMTAKVAVLLVLAVVFRIRGADRWLFALGLAQAGEFGFVLLSFTVANGVIPTALADQLLLVVALSMLLTPGLFILYDRVIAPRFSTVQEREPDEMPGDRQIIIAGAGRMGGLIDRVMRAAGLSTTVIDYNARRLDILERFGTRHYYGDASRPDLLHAAGIAEAKMLIVAIDDREQINEIVRHVGKTYPQVHIVARAIDRDHVYDLWYYGCRDIIRETFDSSMRMSRSVFEAMGIEREVAQRMIDAFVERDQEAMLEAAEAYDIGVPLHENPAYVELVRSRRGTWEAEIRERMERIRDGGT, from the coding sequence ATGACCGACTTTCTGCTGCTGGCGTTCACCTTCCTCGTGGCCGGGGTGATCTCGGTGCCGATTGCGACGCGGCTGGGGTTGGGGTCGGTGCTGGGCTACCTGATCGCGGGGATCGTGATCAGCCCGGTGCTGGCGCTGCTCAGGGTCGACGTGGTCTCGATCCAGCATTTCGCGGAATTCGGGGTGGTGATGATGCTGTTCCTCGTCGGGCTGGAGCTTGAACCCAAGCACCTGTGGTCGATGCGGGGGCGCCTGATGGGGCTTGGCGGCGGGCAGATCGGGTTGACCGTGGCGCTGGTTTACGGGGCGGGTGTTCTGCTGGGGCTGCCGTGGTCGGTGGCGTTGGCGGTGGGGCTGGTCTTTGCGCTGTCGTCGACCGCTATCGTGCTGCAGACGCTGGGCGAGAAAGGCTTGATGAAGTCCGATGGCGGGCAGTCGTCTTTCGCGGTGCTGCTGACGCAGGATATCGCGGTGATCCCGATGCTGGCCTTCCTGCCGTTGCTGGCCTTGCCGGAGCTTGCGGATCATGCGGCGGTGGTGGCGCATGGGGTCGAGGAGGCCGCCCACGGCGCGGCCGAGGCGGGGCATGACGAGGGCGGGCACGGGCCCGCGATCAGCCTTGTCGAGGGCCTGAACGGCTGGCAGACGGCGCTGGTGACTTTCGCGGCGGTGGCGGCGGTGGTGATCGGGGGGTCATACCTGACGACGCCGGTGTTCCGCTTCATCGCGGCGGCGGGGCTGCGGGAGCTTTTCACCGCGACGGCGCTGCTGATGGTGGTGGGGATCGCGCTCTTGATGCTGGTGGTGGGGCTGTCGCCCGCGCTGGGGACGTTCCTGGCGGGCGTGGTGCTGGCCAACTCGCCCTATCGACATGAGCTGGAGAGCGACATCGACCCGTTCCGGGGGCTGTTGCTGGGGCTCTTCTTCATGACGGTGGGCGCGTCGATCAATTTCGGGCTGCTCTTCGAGAACCTGTTCAGCATTCTTGGGATGACCATCGGGCTGATGACGGCGAAGGTGGCGGTTCTGCTCGTCCTGGCGGTGGTGTTCCGGATCAGGGGCGCCGACCGGTGGCTCTTTGCGCTGGGGCTGGCGCAGGCGGGGGAGTTCGGCTTTGTCCTTCTGTCTTTCACGGTCGCCAACGGGGTGATCCCGACGGCGCTGGCCGATCAGCTTCTGCTGGTGGTGGCGCTGTCGATGCTGCTGACGCCGGGGTTGTTCATCCTCTATGACCGGGTGATCGCGCCGCGGTTTTCCACCGTGCAGGAGCGCGAGCCGGACGAGATGCCGGGCGACCGCCAGATCATCATCGCCGGCGCCGGCCGGATGGGCGGGCTGATCGACCGGGTGATGCGGGCCGCGGGGCTGAGCACGACGGTGATCGACTACAACGCGCGGCGGCTGGATATCCTCGAACGGTTCGGCACGCGGCACTATTACGGCGATGCCTCGCGGCCCGACCTGCTGCATGCGGCGGGGATCGCCGAGGCGAAGATGCTGATCGTGGCGATCGACGACCGCGAGCAGATCAACGAGATCGTCAGACATGTGGGCAAGACATATCCCCAGGTGCATATCGTGGCCCGCGCGATCGACCGCGACCATGTCTATGACCTGTGGTATTACGGGTGTCGCGACATCATCCGCGAGACCTTCGACAGCTCGATGCGGATGAGCCGGTCGGTCTTCGAGGCGATGGGGATCGAGCGGGAGGTGGCGCAGCGGATGATCGACGCCTTCGTCGAGCGCGACCAGGAGGCGATGCTCGAGGCGGCGGAAGCCTATGATATCGGTGTTCCCCTTCACGAGAATCCGGCTTATGTCGAACTCGTCCGGTCGCGCCGGGGCACGTGGGAGGCCGAAATTCGCGAACGGATGGAACGGATCCGTGACGGCGGGACTTGA
- a CDS encoding DUF808 domain-containing protein, with amino-acid sequence MSGLLALLDDVASLAKVAAASVDDVAGQAAKAGAKAAGAAIDDAAVTPKYLTGFDAKRELPIVWRIARGSIINKLVFLLPAGLALSAFAPWLIPPLLMLGGAYLCFEGAEKIVHAMGFGHHEDHGTDKPEKTSDPAHLEEEKVAGAIKTDFILSAEIMTIALSAIPPSNIWMEGATLAVVAIGITAVVYGAVALIVKADDMGLFMATNGILRATRAVGRAIVRLMPRFMWLLTVVGTAAMLWVGGSIIIHGLDTLGWPVVYDWIHHVAEEIGHTAGKAEGAVTWGIVAALDGVFGLALGLVLVPIGTRLIAPVWQRIAKLNPFV; translated from the coding sequence ATGAGTGGACTTCTGGCGCTGCTTGACGATGTGGCGAGCCTTGCGAAAGTGGCGGCGGCCTCGGTCGATGACGTGGCAGGGCAGGCGGCCAAGGCAGGGGCCAAGGCCGCTGGTGCGGCGATCGATGACGCGGCGGTGACGCCCAAGTACCTGACCGGGTTCGATGCCAAGCGGGAATTGCCCATCGTCTGGCGGATCGCGCGGGGCTCCATCATCAATAAGCTGGTGTTCCTGTTGCCCGCCGGGCTGGCGCTGTCGGCCTTTGCGCCGTGGCTCATCCCGCCGCTGCTGATGCTGGGCGGGGCCTACCTGTGTTTCGAGGGCGCCGAGAAGATCGTGCATGCGATGGGGTTCGGGCATCACGAGGACCACGGGACGGACAAGCCGGAAAAGACCAGCGACCCGGCCCATCTGGAAGAAGAAAAGGTGGCCGGGGCCATCAAGACGGATTTCATCCTGTCGGCCGAGATCATGACGATTGCCCTTTCGGCCATTCCGCCCAGCAACATCTGGATGGAAGGGGCCACGCTGGCCGTCGTGGCCATCGGGATCACGGCTGTCGTTTACGGCGCCGTGGCGCTGATCGTGAAGGCCGACGACATGGGGCTTTTCATGGCGACGAACGGGATCCTGCGGGCGACGCGGGCCGTGGGGCGGGCGATCGTTCGGCTGATGCCGCGGTTCATGTGGCTGCTGACGGTCGTGGGCACGGCGGCGATGCTGTGGGTCGGCGGCTCGATCATCATTCACGGGCTCGACACGCTGGGCTGGCCGGTGGTCTATGACTGGATACATCATGTCGCCGAGGAGATCGGCCATACCGCCGGCAAGGCGGAGGGCGCCGTGACATGGGGGATCGTCGCCGCGCTCGATGGAGTGTTCGGGCTGGCGCTGGGGCTGGTGCTGGTGCCGATCGGCACCAGGCTGATCGCGCCGGTCTGGCAGCGGATCGCGAAGCTGAACCCGTTCGTTTGA
- the tkt gene encoding transketolase → MDIAALRSANPDHWNKAAAIRALTLDAVHAANSGHSGMPMGMADVATVLYEKHLKFDAADANWPDRDRFILSAGHGSMLLYSLLYLTGYEGMTLDQIKNFRQLGAITAGHPENFLHDGIETTTGPLGQGIANSVGFAIAEEVLRARYGRQLVDHHTYVIAGDGCLMEGVSQEAITLAGRLALSKLIVLWDNNNITIDGEVGLADRTDQPKRFASAGWEVIQIDGHNPEEIDAALTKAKRSRRPTMIACKTHIALGHAAQDTSKGHGALTDADQLQAAKEAYGWTGGPFEVPGDIKSAWEEIGRRGAQERAAWEARLAGASERRQAEFARIMAGDTPKKLSSRITALKKQISAEEPKVATRKSSEMVLEVVNPIMIETIGGSADLSGSNNTRSGDMTVFDTNNRKGRYIHYGIREHGMAAAMNGMALHGGVRPYGGTFMCFTDYARPSMRLAALMQVPTVFVMTHDSIGLGEDGPTHQPVEHLAISRATPNTYVFRPCDTVETAEAWELALKSTSTPSVLSLTRQGVPTLRTEHRQRNMTSFGAYVMANFNAERKAILMATGSEVHVAMAAREMLEAEGIGTRVVSMPCWELFEEQDEAYRKRVLPGGDFVRVAVEAGVRQGWDRWLCGERGRPKKTGFVGMDSFGASAPAEVLFEKFGITAEAVAEKVKSLL, encoded by the coding sequence GTGGATATCGCTGCCCTTCGCTCTGCCAATCCCGACCACTGGAACAAGGCCGCGGCCATCCGCGCGCTGACCCTCGACGCCGTTCACGCGGCCAATTCCGGCCATTCCGGCATGCCGATGGGCATGGCCGACGTGGCGACGGTTCTCTACGAGAAACACCTGAAGTTCGACGCGGCCGACGCCAACTGGCCCGATCGTGACCGGTTCATCCTGTCGGCGGGCCACGGCTCGATGCTGCTCTATTCGCTGCTCTACCTCACCGGCTACGAGGGCATGACGCTCGACCAGATCAAGAACTTTCGCCAACTGGGCGCGATCACGGCGGGCCACCCGGAAAACTTCCTGCATGACGGGATCGAGACCACCACCGGCCCGCTGGGCCAGGGCATCGCCAATTCCGTGGGCTTCGCCATCGCCGAGGAGGTGCTGCGCGCCCGCTACGGCCGCCAGCTGGTCGACCACCACACCTATGTCATCGCCGGCGACGGCTGTCTCATGGAAGGTGTCAGCCAGGAGGCGATCACGCTGGCCGGGCGGCTGGCGCTCAGCAAGCTGATCGTGCTGTGGGACAACAACAACATCACCATCGACGGCGAGGTCGGCCTTGCCGACCGCACCGACCAGCCCAAGCGCTTTGCCTCGGCCGGTTGGGAAGTGATCCAGATCGACGGCCACAACCCCGAGGAAATCGACGCCGCGCTGACCAAGGCCAAGAGATCGCGCCGCCCAACGATGATTGCCTGCAAGACGCATATCGCCCTCGGCCATGCGGCGCAGGACACCTCCAAGGGCCACGGCGCGCTGACCGATGCCGATCAGCTTCAGGCCGCGAAAGAGGCCTATGGCTGGACAGGCGGCCCCTTCGAAGTGCCCGGCGACATCAAGTCGGCCTGGGAAGAGATCGGCCGCCGCGGCGCCCAGGAACGGGCGGCATGGGAAGCCCGCCTGGCCGGCGCCTCCGAACGGCGGCAGGCCGAGTTCGCCCGCATCATGGCGGGCGACACCCCCAAGAAGCTCTCCTCGCGCATCACCGCGCTGAAGAAACAGATCAGCGCCGAGGAGCCCAAGGTCGCCACCCGCAAATCGAGCGAGATGGTCCTCGAGGTGGTCAACCCGATCATGATCGAAACCATCGGCGGTTCGGCCGACCTGTCGGGGTCCAACAACACCCGTTCGGGCGACATGACGGTGTTCGACACCAACAACCGCAAGGGCCGCTACATCCATTACGGCATCCGAGAACACGGCATGGCGGCGGCGATGAACGGCATGGCGCTGCATGGCGGCGTGCGCCCCTATGGCGGCACCTTCATGTGCTTCACCGACTACGCCCGCCCCTCGATGCGCCTGGCCGCGCTGATGCAGGTGCCGACCGTCTTCGTGATGACCCATGACAGCATCGGTCTCGGCGAAGACGGGCCCACCCACCAGCCGGTCGAACACCTCGCCATCAGCCGGGCCACGCCCAACACCTATGTCTTCCGCCCCTGCGATACGGTCGAGACGGCGGAAGCCTGGGAACTGGCGCTGAAATCCACCTCGACGCCGTCGGTCCTGTCGCTGACCCGTCAGGGCGTGCCGACGCTGCGCACCGAGCACAGACAGCGCAACATGACCTCCTTCGGGGCCTACGTGATGGCCAACTTCAATGCCGAGAGAAAGGCGATCCTGATGGCCACCGGCTCGGAGGTGCACGTGGCGATGGCCGCCCGCGAGATGCTCGAGGCCGAGGGCATCGGCACCCGCGTCGTCTCGATGCCCTGCTGGGAGCTCTTCGAGGAACAGGACGAAGCCTACCGCAAGCGCGTCCTGCCCGGCGGCGACTTCGTCCGCGTCGCGGTCGAGGCCGGGGTCCGGCAGGGCTGGGATCGCTGGCTCTGCGGCGAGCGTGGCCGGCCGAAGAAAACCGGCTTCGTCGGCATGGACAGCTTCGGCGCATCGGCCCCGGCCGAGGTGCTTTTCGAGAAGTTCGGCATCACCGCAGAAGCCGTGGCCGAAAAGGTCAAGTCGCTGCTCTGA
- a CDS encoding cell division protein ZapA: MPEIEVEIGGRTFEVACQEGEEHYLKFAAKMLDEEASVLTSQIGRIPEARMLLMAGLMLADKTAGMQDKLREAEDKLMEKDAELDQMRNAQAEPKRVEVPVLPDNVTDAMAELAARAEALADQVEGGAGDWEEEEENA; this comes from the coding sequence ATGCCCGAGATCGAGGTCGAGATCGGCGGCCGCACCTTCGAGGTCGCCTGCCAGGAAGGCGAGGAGCATTACCTCAAGTTCGCCGCGAAGATGCTGGACGAGGAGGCGTCGGTTCTGACGTCGCAGATCGGACGCATTCCCGAGGCGCGGATGCTGCTGATGGCGGGGCTGATGCTGGCGGACAAGACCGCCGGGATGCAGGACAAGCTGCGCGAGGCGGAAGACAAGCTGATGGAGAAGGACGCCGAGCTGGACCAGATGCGCAACGCGCAGGCCGAGCCGAAGCGGGTCGAGGTGCCGGTGCTTCCCGATAACGTGACCGACGCCATGGCCGAACTGGCCGCCCGCGCCGAGGCGCTGGCCGACCAGGTCGAAGGCGGGGCCGGAGACTGGGAAGAGGAAGAGGAAAACGCCTGA
- a CDS encoding SDR family NAD(P)-dependent oxidoreductase, with translation MRIEDTAAIITGGASGLGEATARHFRELGAQVTLFDRDEERGTAVADEIGATFVKTDVTDEESVKAAVAAAKTAMGKITCAVNCAGIAPAAKTLGKDGPHDLGTFQQTININLVGSFNVARVAAAEMAMEDPSDDGLRGVIINTASIAAFEGQKGQAAYAASKGGIVGLSLPMARDLAREGIRVMAIAPGLMLTPMLRGLPQEVQDQLAADVTCPRRLGDPAEYAALARFIVECDYLNGDVIRIDGALRMK, from the coding sequence ATGCGCATCGAAGACACCGCAGCCATCATCACCGGAGGCGCCTCGGGCCTCGGAGAAGCCACCGCGCGCCATTTCCGCGAGCTCGGCGCCCAGGTCACCCTGTTCGACCGCGACGAAGAGCGCGGCACCGCCGTGGCGGACGAGATCGGCGCGACCTTCGTCAAGACTGACGTCACCGACGAAGAATCCGTCAAGGCCGCGGTTGCCGCCGCCAAGACGGCGATGGGCAAGATCACCTGTGCCGTCAACTGTGCGGGCATCGCGCCGGCGGCCAAGACGCTCGGCAAGGACGGCCCGCACGACCTTGGCACCTTCCAGCAGACCATCAACATCAACCTCGTCGGCAGCTTCAACGTCGCCCGCGTGGCCGCCGCCGAGATGGCCATGGAAGACCCCTCCGACGACGGGCTGCGCGGCGTCATCATCAACACCGCCTCCATCGCCGCCTTCGAGGGCCAGAAGGGTCAGGCGGCCTATGCGGCCTCGAAAGGCGGGATCGTCGGGCTGTCGCTGCCCATGGCGCGCGACCTCGCGCGCGAGGGCATCCGCGTGATGGCCATCGCGCCGGGCCTGATGCTGACGCCGATGCTGCGCGGCCTCCCGCAGGAGGTTCAGGACCAGCTTGCCGCCGACGTCACCTGCCCGCGCCGCCTGGGCGACCCGGCGGAATACGCCGCGCTGGCGCGGTTCATCGTGGAATGCGATTACCTGAACGGCGACGTGATCCGGATCGACGGCGCGCTGCGCATGAAGTAA
- a CDS encoding AbrB family transcriptional regulator, with protein MAHIFVTFGLICLGALTGWGASLFGLPLPYLIGPLVICALIATALPHHLPEGYAFSHRLRQVFIGVIGLMIGAQVTPELFASAPEFAVTFTALALFIGVCLVYNFWVFRILGGYDRVTAFYSSSPGGLYESLALGEAAGGNVARLTLQQFLRVIIVVTALPIGLSLWLGEPVGSAGGVTLARDDVPWTDLPFIVMAGAAGYFGGKLMRFPAAQLTGPMAAAAILSVTGIFHVDIPIWLVNIAQIVVGCALGMRFTGLSRGLILRGAGLSLLSVGGMLALAMVFAVGVVQFVEEPLDVLLISFAPGGVTEMSLVALSLQANPAFVTLHHIFRILMTVVWLMASAPWVRRNF; from the coding sequence ATGGCGCACATCTTTGTCACCTTCGGCCTCATCTGTCTTGGCGCGCTGACCGGCTGGGGGGCATCGCTCTTCGGCCTGCCGCTGCCGTACCTGATCGGGCCGCTGGTGATCTGCGCCCTGATCGCGACGGCCCTGCCGCACCACCTGCCCGAGGGATACGCCTTCTCCCACCGCCTGCGGCAGGTCTTCATCGGCGTGATCGGCCTGATGATCGGCGCACAGGTCACGCCCGAGCTTTTCGCCTCCGCTCCCGAATTCGCGGTGACCTTCACCGCCCTGGCGCTCTTCATCGGCGTGTGCCTCGTCTACAACTTCTGGGTCTTCCGCATTCTCGGCGGCTATGACCGCGTCACCGCCTTCTATTCCAGCTCGCCCGGCGGGCTTTACGAGTCGCTCGCCCTGGGCGAGGCGGCGGGCGGCAACGTCGCCCGCCTGACCCTGCAACAGTTCCTGCGCGTGATCATCGTCGTCACCGCCCTGCCCATAGGCCTCTCGCTCTGGCTGGGCGAGCCCGTGGGCAGCGCGGGCGGCGTGACGCTGGCGCGCGACGACGTGCCCTGGACCGATCTGCCCTTCATCGTCATGGCCGGGGCGGCCGGGTATTTCGGCGGCAAGCTCATGCGCTTCCCCGCGGCCCAGCTGACCGGGCCGATGGCCGCGGCGGCCATTCTTTCCGTCACCGGCATCTTTCATGTCGATATCCCCATCTGGCTGGTCAACATCGCGCAGATCGTCGTCGGTTGCGCCCTCGGCATGCGGTTCACCGGCCTCTCGCGCGGGCTGATCCTGCGTGGCGCGGGCCTGTCCCTGCTTTCGGTGGGCGGCATGCTGGCGCTGGCCATGGTCTTCGCCGTGGGCGTGGTACAATTCGTCGAGGAGCCGCTCGACGTGCTCCTGATCAGCTTCGCACCGGGCGGGGTGACCGAGATGTCGCTCGTCGCGCTCAGCCTTCAGGCCAACCCCGCCTTCGTGACCCTGCACCATATCTTCCGCATCCTGATGACGGTGGTCTGGCTGATGGCCTCGGCCCCCTGGGTGCGGCGCAATTTCTGA